Within Topomyia yanbarensis strain Yona2022 chromosome 2, ASM3024719v1, whole genome shotgun sequence, the genomic segment ttggtatttttacgaattttaccatttttttgttaaccatttttgttaacgacctattgagtcaatttgtcaacagttgttacggcatttaattagcaagggactggaaggtgaagtatatttttcaatatttagagccatagtactcaagggagagcaaggagttgaagggagaaagtttagaaaagcgtggaaggatcatatatgcaagcttagagctcaccggcgacttaaccttttgtctgctaccgtaggagtcagggtcttttggcattagaaatgcgaatcacctgagtctacggcatgtccggacaagcgtaaagtaactgtcggttccgacagcatgaagtaacaagttactttacgcttgtccggacataaACGATAGTCAATTCGTTCTGGGTCTATGTCTTCAGTTGGACCGATcagaaaaaatgacgctcataccCAATAGACAACGCGTTATAAGGTgatatgaccgggaactctagtgatatagagaaacttactctcttctacTATGTGAACTGACACATtaatatcagattcacggtccgcgcgggatcatccaagaacacactcGAATATTCAAATGAACACACAGTtagaaaatcgaatttatacacgcgaagttacacatgcactagcacacgcgacatacaaacgcccacgcgattggacacgttaacgcacaaacgcttcagcctttcgcgatgatacacgcgatcgtgaagtccccacacccgcacatatctgaaccgtataaTGAATATCACATCCAAAACcgcggcccgctacaattgggcttcagcagtgttttagtgggtgacattccCCGTCTTGTctacaattgtagtgagtgattctgacgtgGAACCCTGCCGAGAACCTAGGTCTGTAGCTCCAGGAGGATAACTttcgaaaaaacttttgtttttttgttgtcaTGTCCTTTAAATGACTTTCAGAGATTTAGAAAGCGAACATTTTCTTATAACACATCTAGCttcaattatttaaaatatataGGAACTTCCGatatcaaaaattgattttatgaaATACTTTTGTGAAGTGTAAAAAATATTGTCATCGCAACTTATTCCTCAAGGGGTTACACAACTGTAGAACACAaaaagtaggtacatttttctTGACGCAATAAGAAGGTGaatcgaaattttgtaaaatggtATTTTATTACTACAAATATAGAGCtataaactaaagttttttcgattcctAAAAACGATAGGAAGTAACTTACTTTTTTGGTAAGAATCGCTGAAAATGTCATGAAAATCgttacaaattttttttattaacatgAAAATTCCAAACCTATCAAAAATAATTTGTTCGAATTAAGTTTCTGTTCAGCCCAAAAATGTGGTTTCTAGTTTCTGCATTATGCATTTTTAAGACTAATCGCGATCCAATATGTTcaatagagtgacaggaaaaaaaatgacccctattggcccacccctgattcgattcctagtcccaccaggagtacttgcaccaaatttgaagcaaatcggacaagtctagctaccggaccaacgtgcctgaagtttgtatgggatttttcgacaatttacatggagaaaaaccactaactcgcatttttgccgctaggtggcactgtatgtatcgcagtatcactgtaaatgaaaataagtaagataatttaattgtctacaactttgccgaagactgctagtgaattcggctttgttaaaagaagttattaagcttttagtgaagtgatgtctgagtcagttttgcatggggcctaacagtgcatggttgtgtatcagtacttgatttgcgcgaactaaacatttttgtgaaataaccgtaagATTTAGCTCTACGAtatattcagaagaattgtagtaaataatacgagccaTGTTTTGGATACAacgttttagttccacatttcaccacgtagagggcgccaacactaacttttcaacggaaagagatagaaattaggtgtcttacacaaagttgtagaacagatattttccaataattctttcgaacatcttgatagtctatctctcttctatgaaaagttagtgttggcgccctctatgcggtcatagTTGGAActtaaatttttcaaccaaagcataactcgtattatgtcttataattcttctgaacatactattgggctaaacctatcgattatttcacaaaaatgcatagtttgtgggaatcgattacagatacacaaccatgcactgctaggccccatgcaaaactgacccagacatcacttcgttaaaagtttaataacttcttttaacaaagccggattcactagcagtctttggcaaagttgtaggcaattaaattatctttcttattttcacttacagtgataatacgatacatgcactgtcacctagcggcaaaaatgcgagttagtgggttttctccatgtaaattgtcgaaaaatcccatacaaacttcaggcacgttggtccgatagctagacttgtccgatttgcttcaaatttggtgcaagttctcctggtgggactaggaatcgaatcaggggtgggccgattgcgttttaaaaaattcattattttcctgggcagtctaatgttcAACCAATAACGAAAAATAATATCTTCACTAAATAGAAACTACTGTGCAAAGTTCCATCCTGATCGGAAAGCCTTcgcgaaaagtttttttcattgctttctAGAGAGCTCCACCATAGCACACGCTCCCaacaaatgaaatatttttccagCTATTCggaataatataaaaatatgagAATGGAACAAAAACAAGGAATTAATTTCGAATGGAAACGATTCGTCTTTCAAGCGAAGTCGCTGAGAGAAAATATTCCGAAAATAGCTAACGAACCAGTCAACTCATAAATGACTATCGCTAATCTCCGGTAATCAGGATCACTTTATTTTCGTACATCAACTAACAACACGAACGGCACACTTTTTCGAACCGACCGACAGCCGCAATCCGCACACGAGAGCGCAAGATTTGGGCACGTTACCTGACTGACCTGCCGAATGTTGTAGCGTGGTTTCAAATGTTTTGTTTACCTCCAATCGAACCGCAAAACGCTTATCCGCACAGAGCAACCAACCGAGCCAACCGTGCAGTGCAAGGTAATACTTCTAATGGTCATATAAAACTCCATCTCGCGCTGCACGCATCTTTTAGTCTCGCGACGACGGTTGGTACGTTGTGTGTTATTCGGTCAACGCTTTGAAACGGTCCAGTAACGGTTACGAAATCTAACCCTCCGGCTCTGTTAGTTTTCTGGGAGTCGGTGGCACAATGCCTTTGACACTGTTTCGGTTACTTGGTTTAATCGCTGCTGCAGCGATACTGACGGTCAATGTTTGTGATGGTTCCAGGATTCTGGCGATATTCCCATCGCCCGCCAAAAGTCATCAGATTGTGTTTCGTTCACTCATCAAAGGGTTACTCGAGAGGGGTCATCACATCACGATGATGACCACGGAACCGTTCGAAACGAACAACCCGAACATTACGCAGATCAATTGGAGCTATGCGCATAAAATTGTGGAAGAAAATTTCGATGTAGCTCAAATGAGGCAACAGGATTGCACCTCGATGGATATTGCTTTGCAGTTACTAGTGGTGACaaggaaatttattgaagctGAGCTGGCACATCCAGATGTGCAGGAACTAATAAAGAATGTAGGTGAAGAACATTTCGATGTGTTGATAGTGGAATATTTTCAAATGACTCCGTTCCACGCGTTTGCCGATTTGTTCAATGTGCCCATGATTGGGATCACTTCGATCGATTCAATTTCGATGGCTCACCAGATACTGGGAAACGTGATGAATGTGGTGGCTCATCCAGAAATGAACCACAAGTTTTCCTCCAATCCGAACTTCCTGCAACGGTTAGAGGCTGTGGTCACCAAAATTTTCATCGACAATTTTCTAATACCACGTGAGTTCGTCAAGTACGATAAGATAATCGAACAAAACTTTGGTAGCAACATGACCAAATCGAAGGAACTGATGCATCGCATCGATTTCCTGATGACCAACGTGGAACCTGCGATGGGTTTCGTCCGACCAAACGTTCCCCAGGCGATTCAGCTGGGTTTTCTGCACATTGAACCACCGAAACCACTGCCAGTGGATCTGCAACGTTTTATGGATAGATCCCAGCACGGAGTTATCTACTTCAGCCTGGGAACGCTGATTCGGAGCAATTCGATCAATGCTCGAAATTTGAAGATCTTTGTTGATACGTTTAAATCGCTAAAGTACGATGTACTCTGGAAGTGCGACAGTGAAGTGGATCTCAATGGCACCAGCAACATACGGGTAGCTCAGTGGTTGCCTCAGCAAGATTTGCTCGGTAGGTATCGATCTGGGATGATGACGCGCTAAATAAACCTAAACTGCGCGTGGATGTGAATTAGTTTGGTTTAGAAGGAAGTGCTGCGTTTTTTCCTTGTCGTAACTAGCAACTAACGAGTGCTTAGTGCAACAAGTGACGAACATTTGACGCGAATGCATAACATGGTAGAAGGTAATGGTTGCTAATTGAATGACACTAGCGTGCTGGATTGTCAATAGTGAAATCACAAATCGATAGACAAACGACAAAATGTGCGCAAAATGTAGCTAGTATGGTGTCTTCCTCTGAGAAGTGTTTTGCATTTGGTTCACTCGAATAAACAGAGTAAATGTACATACAGTTGAGATCATCCGTAACTAATATTCAATTGGCGCGTGTTGAAAATGTCTGAAGTTTGTCTTTACAATGTTTCCATTCTAATATTTCACCTATGCCAATTTCATTCTGATCTAGAATTGCTTGTGGCGCAAATTGATTGATATCTACAATTAGCAATGTATGCGAAGGAAAAAAACCCTTCTTTAAACAAGAACGAATTCCGATGTGAAGTGATCTGTTTGAAGTATGAAAAAACAATTGTTCTCAGGTAGCAATTGAGGATGGAGTACTACAATTGAAATCTAAAAATATCTAACGTGGAAATACTTATATTAACAACCGATGAAGATCTAAAGAAAACAAAAGCAAACATTCGAATCTGTAAGAAAAGCCTATAAATAGGTTTTATCGTTCAATTATTCCTCTCAATCCTTAGTTCCTCTTTAAGGGGTATTATGTTTCACCAATTGCTATAACATTGACTGCAAAAAATGAGTTAGTCTTCGTCAGATaatcgaaacttttttttaatgtatttttttcactgaatgattttgaagtttataaaatggatcatttttcaatcaccGATAACTCGTTAACTATTTGATCAATagaatattttttaactttccaGATGTCGCTCTAGTAGACTATGTTCACTAGTTTTAGAGAATTTAAAAGTTGAAGTTTTTGCCTTCGGAAAATGATATTAAAACGTATGTCATAGAACGTAaagtttttttatgaatattaGGAAAGTTTGAACATGCACGCAAAAATGGAGGAAGTTCAAATTTATGCCATTTGATCAATTCCGAACGGGTTGACATCGTTTTGGATGCATACGTTTAGTTAAAATCtctaaaaattgatatcgactAATATATCAGATCTGTTCTTGGATGGGAATATTTCGTTACCGGAACCTTTAAAATAGGGTTAtcaagatttttttgttttcaaagcTGGTTCCACCGGGAAAGAAGACAATTTTCTACCCATTCTAAAACTTATTTTGCgacatgtcaaacttcatgacTTTGCAAAACTAGTGCAGGTGATTAcgatttcaaagattttttttcatcgtATTGGCAATATCCCGATGTATGCCAGGAATCTGTTTCCTCATGGAAGGAGAACAATTTTCGATCAATTCTAAAACTTGTCTTGTGTCAACttcataaatttacaacacTGCACAGTGCGGCGAAACTGAAAAAAGTCATTCAAAAGGCTTTCCTTAGTTTCACAGATGTTTACTTGACTTGATGTCTTCAGAAAAGGATCTAGAACTACATCCTACATCTTTTAGGATGagcaccttaatttttcttaaggtgcaactgtcattaaaaataatttttttttttgattcatcAACATTTTTTTGCGCGGAATCTTGTAGAGtaattttgaacaactttgatgAACATATCCGccatatatatatttttacTTAAGAGATATGTACGTTACACCTTAAATTAAAATCCGCTTTTTAAATTTCTCTTctacaacttatttttttctacattggtatgttctagaaagttttagaaatcatcaaaacacataacttttctgaagactccaatgaTGTATGACATGTGCATCGGGATATAAATGGATTTTTCTGTAAAAATTATCtctttctttaaaaaatttctcaaaattgttTAACTTTGTGAACCAAACCTCAGCATGATTAATTTCACCATGTTACGTAGTATATGTAAGCGAAGTATAACAATCCGgacttttctgttttttttagttttcatgcATTTTTCTACTGTATAATGTATGAATATTTCGCAGTATCTGTAGAACGCCCATTAGTAAACCAACACGtcataatacagaatactaaactcaatgcaaaatatatcttctattatcaacaatctacatgtaaaaacaatgaaaatttATGAAGCACTAATTAGAAGCATTTTATATTGAATGACTAAAACTATTAATCTTGGAAAGACTATATAAAATAATCCCTGTCATTTTTCGTTCTTAACAATCTGCAATCCTGAAAACTCAAACTCTGAGAGTGatcatttgctttgacgtgtattttcttttattttcaataattcacaATAAAATATTCATAGTACTAATGCTATCAATTGTTGGATTGCTATTTAGCATGTAATATACCCGCGTAAAATGCAATTTGAGTGTCCTTCTAATGTATAATTGGTACTTCATACGCTTTCATTGTTTTTACATGTTGATTGTTGATAGTAAAAGATATATTTTGCATTGAGCTTAGTATTCTATATTAAATATTATGGGCGTTCTATAGATTCTGCGAAATATCCACACATTATACAGTAGAAAAATGCATGAAAACTAAAAGACCCGAAAAGTCCAAATTGTTATACTTCGCTTACATAGACTACATAACTTGGCGAATCTAATCATGCTAAGTTTTGGTTCACAAAGTTTTAcaatttcgagaaattttgtaatgaagaagagcattttttaaagaaaaatagaTTTATATTCCTGTGCACATGTCATACAtcattggagtcttcagaaaagCTATGTGTTTTGACGATATCTAAAACTTCCTAGAACAAACTAATGtaaaaaattaagttgtagaagagaaagttaaaaactgattttaaagtGCAACGTACATAGctcttaaggaaaaatatatagatagCGGATATGTTcatcaaagttgttcaaaattaattgctctacaagattccgcgcaaaaacatattttgttattgagcaaaaaaaaaattttaaatgcagttgcaccttaagaaaaattaaggtgctTATCCTAAAAGTTGCAGGATGTAGTCCTAGGAAACTTTTCGGAAGACAGCAAAAGcatgaaaacatctgtgaaactcaggaaagacttttgaccgtctttt encodes:
- the LOC131686242 gene encoding UDP-glucosyltransferase 2-like isoform X1 — encoded protein: MPLTLFRLLGLIAAAAILTVNVCDGSRILAIFPSPAKSHQIVFRSLIKGLLERGHHITMMTTEPFETNNPNITQINWSYAHKIVEENFDVAQMRQQDCTSMDIALQLLVVTRKFIEAELAHPDVQELIKNVGEEHFDVLIVEYFQMTPFHAFADLFNVPMIGITSIDSISMAHQILGNVMNVVAHPEMNHKFSSNPNFLQRLEAVVTKIFIDNFLIPREFVKYDKIIEQNFGSNMTKSKELMHRIDFLMTNVEPAMGFVRPNVPQAIQLGFLHIEPPKPLPVDLQRFMDRSQHGVIYFSLGTLIRSNSINARNLKIFVDTFKSLKYDVLWKCDSEVDLNGTSNIRVAQWLPQQDLLAHPNVKLFVTQGGQQSMEEAVDRHVPMVVIPFNFDQFGNGDKVVEKGIGKTIWMERLTTVGLRETILEVIGNKKYKRNIERLGKLVRDQPMRPVEKAIWWTEYVIRHQGASHYRYKAAQMPVWQYHYYDVMATLLAATLSVLAVAIYAIRQLFSYCFGQWYTAQSKEKTL